The Solicola gregarius DNA window GTTCGCGTACTGGAACCGGCGCGAGGGCGAGACCGAGGAGCCGCATGCCGACATCGCGAAGGTGGCGGTGTCCGCCGATGCGCGCGGCGGTGGGCTCGGTCGCCGGATGGTCGAGGAGCTGATCTCGTACGGCCGCAAGGTCGGCGTCGAGATCCTGACGCTCGACGTACGCGGCAACAACCACGCCGCGATGCAGCTGTACGAGAGACTCGGCTTCCGCGAGTACGGCCGGATCGAGGATTTCGTCGCGGTCGACAACGAGCGGTGGGACAACGTCTACTTCTCGCTCGACCTGCGCGAGGCCGACGAGGACGACCTCGTACGCCACGGCGACGCA harbors:
- a CDS encoding GNAT family N-acetyltransferase; translated protein: MTSTPKYDVYRLTDPTDTQFLQLHDLVTTMVEQGAALGWVEPPSERELRELVADLIQAGEMDNACLVVAETLTTAGEQPQVVGFAYWNRREGETEEPHADIAKVAVSADARGGGLGRRMVEELISYGRKVGVEILTLDVRGNNHAAMQLYERLGFREYGRIEDFVAVDNERWDNVYFSLDLREADEDDLVRHGDAPRGPGASRRRG